Proteins encoded together in one Diabrotica undecimpunctata isolate CICGRU chromosome 3, icDiaUnde3, whole genome shotgun sequence window:
- the LOC140436997 gene encoding peptidyl-tRNA hydrolase 2, mitochondrial-like: protein MGIIASNTLTIFTAGTFVGIGATYAYFILRCKNKPKEEAWKNGMEQRYEFGDAKDEYRLILGVRNDLKMQKGKVAAQCGHAAVAAYAKTQKERPKILPLWLKYGGTKIAVRVDSEEELLSLCKRAKELNVLTSIVRDAGQTQVAPGTRTVIAIGPAPKSVLDKISGHLKLY from the exons atgggaATTATAGCAAGCAATACCCTGACAATTTTCACTGCTGGTACCTTCGTAGGAATCGGAGCAACGTATGCCTATTTTATTCTAAGATGTAAGAACAAACCTAAGGAAGAAGCTTGGAAAAATGGAATGGAGCAACGATATGAg TTTGGAGATGCAAAAGATGAATATCGGCTCATATTGGGTGTTAGAAATGACTTgaaaatgcaaaaaggaaaagtaGCAGCCCAGTGTGGTCATGCAGCTGTAGCGGCATATGCAAAAACTCAGAAAGAGCGGCCTAAAATTTTACCACTCTGgttaaaatacg gTGGCACAAAAATTGCTGTTCGTGTAGACAGTGAAGAAGAGTTACTTTCATTATGTAAAAGAGCAAAAGAACTTAATGTCTTAACAAGTATTGTAAGAGATGCTGGACAAACTCAAGTTGCCCCTGGGACTAGAACTGTAATTGCCATAGGCCCAGCACCTAAAAGTGTTTTAGACAAAATATCTGGACATTTAAAACTTTATTAG